In a single window of the Drosophila subpulchrella strain 33 F10 #4 breed RU33 chromosome X, RU_Dsub_v1.1 Primary Assembly, whole genome shotgun sequence genome:
- the LOC119556420 gene encoding uncharacterized protein LOC119556420, with translation MNKTRPYLSKVSTDFKPPDHNTLFKVEKLLVQFAKETEMLDDEVQPPESETIGNESPDYESLEYESVENEPHENESPENEPVENESPEIESPEAESPEAESPENETLDDEPFENESIKSEFFENELIQKELYENSLFANEPFENEGPEDEPSKDDDDGFVTLSHQIKPVYVLMEYIQKTEFTDIIITIGDHMFLCHSVVLCIYSELLLTKILELPIGEDKIVFDEVELSPKGFSDAYEWMISSEGTPDSSNLLEMLRTAYYLEINELLGICWGVLDKHLYDEFSAFNVLYELRGATELEEVFEIMSGRVSRATMAVLASREFMSLAEVQVCHFLKSSSLSVNSETEILYGALSWLLYGWPERRSSTNAVLKNIRFAYLSPTMLSKFKALEQNEIGPFSEVLEEFSQCPEFMPLIRDGLFNSSLIITVYNDPSCIDDNDEFKQVKVLDPRSWIYDLSCEYHRPVTRMCPNMRYITFEEFSDYLEILREGQPDFDKDIQYPDDKKYGELNPQWQMKQDINKISLFTRVMSVDEDEYIKQVQDDYYRDHCDSHRTRELSEIVDSSELKSLPREKFDYFQTYDSSQTDETSELGSPTRRNSSTF, from the exons ATGAATAAAACGCGCCCttatttgtctaaggtctcGACCGACTTCAAACCGCCTGACCATAACAC ACTTTTTAAAGTGGAAAAGCTGTTGGTTCAGTTTGCAAAAGAAACCGAAATGCTGGATGACGAGGTTCAACCTCCTGAAAGTGAAACAATTGGAAATGAATCTCCAGATTATGAATCTCTTGAGTATGAATCTGTCGAGAATGAACCTCATGAGAATGAATCTCCCGAGAATGAACCTGTCGAGAATGAATCTCCTGAGATTGAATCCCCTGAGGCTGAATCTCCTGAGGCTGAATCTCCTGAAAATGAAACTCTTGATGATGAACCTTTTGAAAATGAATCTATTAAGAGTGAATTTTTTGAGAATGAACTTATTCAGAAAGAACTTTATGAGAACAGTCTTTTTGCGAATGAACCTTTTGAGAATGAAGGTCCCGAAGATGAACCCTCTAAAGACGACGATGATGGTTTCGTCACACTATCCCATCAAATAAAACCCGTATATGTTTTGATGGAGTACATTCAGAAAACCGAGTTTACGGATATTATTATCACTATTGGCGATCATATGTTCTTGTGTCATTCGGTTGTACTATGTATTTACTCGGAGCTCCTGCTCACGAAAATCTTAGAGTTACCCATAGGCGAAGATAAAATTGTGTTCGACGAAGTGGAGTTGTCTCCAAAGGGTTTCAGCGACGCGTACGAATGGATGATTTCGTCAGAGGGCACACCGGATAGTAGTAACCTCCTCGAAATGTTGAGGACTGCGTATTATCTGGAAATAAACGAGCTGCTCGGTATTTGCTGGGGAGTTCTGGATAAGCATTTGTATGATGAATTCTCAGCGTTTAACGTTCTGTACGAATTGCGAGGGGCCACTGAACTAGAGGAAGTTTTCGAAATAATGTCAGGCCGTGTTTCCAGAGCAACTATGGCAGTTTTGGCCAGCCGGGAATTCATGAGCCTCGCTGAGGTACAAGTGTGCCACTTCCTGAAGTCAAGTAGTCTGTCAGTCAACTCGGAAACAGAG ATTTTATATGGAGCTTTATCGTGGCTTCTATATGGCTGGCCAGAACGCCGATCGAGCACTAACGCGGTTTTGAAAAACATTCGGTTTGCCTACCTCTCGCCCACAATGTTGAGCAAGTTCAAGGCACTGGAACAAAACGAAATAGGACCTTTTAGTGAAGTTCTGGAGGAGTTTAGTCAGTGCCCCGAGTTTATGCCACTCATTCGGGATGGACTGTTCAACAGCAGCTTGATAATAACCGTTTACAATGATCCCAGTTGCATCGATGATAATGACGAGTTCAAACAGGTAAAGGTGCTGGATCCTCGCAGTTGGATATATGATCTTTCGTGTGAATACCATCGGCCCGTGACCAGGATGTGTCCAAATATGCGTTACATAACCTTTGAAGAATTTAGTGATTACCTGGAAATTCTGCGTGAAGGACAACCTGATTTTGACAAGGACATACAGTATCCCGATGATAAAAAGTATGGAGAACTAAATCCTCAGTGGCAAATGAAGCAAGATATCAATAAGATATCGCTTTTCACTCGGGTAATGTCTGTCGATGAGGATGAGTACATCAAACAGGTGCAAGACGACTATTATCGAGATCACTGCGACTCTCATCGAACACGAGAATTGAGCGAGATTGTAGATAGTAGTGAGTTAAAAAGCCTCCCTCGAGAAAAATTCGACTATTTTCAAACATATGATTCAAGTCAAACGGATGAAACCAGTGAGTTAGGAAGCCCTACCCGCAGGAATTCGTCgaccttttaa
- the LOC119556543 gene encoding diphosphomevalonate decarboxylase, protein MISATCVAPVNIALIKYWGKRHEDLILPVNDSISMTLSTDELCAKTTVTASELFDTNRMWLNGEEVPFEGSPRLQRCLKEVHRLAVARGSQKVPPSWKIHIASVNNFPTAAGLASSAAGYACLVYSLSRLYDIPLNEELTTVARQGSGSACRSLYGGFVQWHRGALDDGSDSVAKQIAPSSHWPNMHVLILVVNDERKKTASTKGMQQAVKTSQLIKHRVDKVVPERIIQLREAIANHDFQTFAEITMKDSNQFHAIALDTYPPCVYMNDVSHRIVSFVHDYNEIMGGYHAAYTFDAGPNACLYVLEENVPQLLDAIQKVFPSDLIDSDTYLRGLSVPKVDNSHKIDPAQRNKIDSLDIIAKNSFRYIIHTKVGEGPRELSAENSLLINGLPLEKEK, encoded by the exons ATGATATCGGCAACTTGTGTAGCTCCTGTGAACATAGCCCTAATAAAATATT GGGGAAAGCGGCACGAAGATCTAATACTGCCCGTCAATGATTCCATTAGCATGACTCTTAGCACAGACGAG TTGTGCGCCAAGACAACAGTAACTGCTTCGGAATTGTTTGATACCAATCGAATGTGGTTGAATGGAGAAGAGGTACCTTTCGAAGGGAGTCCACGACTGCAGCGCTGTTTAAAAGAAG ttCACCGACTGGCTGTGGCGAGGGGGTCCCAGAAGGTTCCCCCATCCTGGAAGATTCACATCGCATCGGTTAACAATTTTCCCACGGCTGCTGGACTGGCTTCCAGTGCCGCTGGCTACGCCTGCCTTGTGTACTCCCTATCCCGACTGTACGACATCCCGCTAAACGAGGAGTTGACCACTGTGGCCCGGCAGGGCAGTGGATCTGCATGCCGCAGCTTGTATGGCGGATTCGTCCAGTGGCACCGGGGAGCCCTGGATGATGGCAGCGATTCGGTGGCCAAGCAAATTGCACCCTCAAGCCACTGGCCCAATATGCATGTACTCATCTTGGTGGTTAATGATGAGCGGAAGAAGACTGCCTCCACAAAGGGAATGCAACAGGCTGTGAAGACTTCGCAATTAATCAAGCACCGTGTGGATAAAGTGGTTCCCGAGAGGATCATCCAATTGAGGGAAGCCATCGCAAACCATGACTTCCAAACATTCGCCGAGATCACGATGAAGGACTCGAACCAGTTCCATGCCATTGCCTTGGACACGTATCCACCATGTGTGTATATGAACGATGTATCCCACAGGATTGTATCTTTTGTCCACGATTATAACGAGATAATGGGAGGCTATCATGCTGCTTACACTTTTGATGCTGGTCCAAATGCTTGTCTGTACGTTTTGGAGGAAAATGTTCCGCAACTGCTGGATGCAATTCAGAAAGTGTTTCCAAGCGATTTAATTGATAGTGACACGTACTTACGAGGTCTCTCTGTTCCAAAGGTTGATAATAGTCATAAAATTGACCCTGCTCAAAGGAACAAAATCGATTCGTTAGATATTATTGCAAAAAATTCCTTTAGATATATAATACACACAAAAGTTGGTGAAGGTCCAAGAGAATTAAGCGCTGAAAATAGTTTATTGATAAACGGACTGCCCTTGGAAAAAgaaaaatag
- the LOC119557546 gene encoding T-complex protein 1 subunit zeta, with the protein MASISLLNPKAEFARAAQALAINISAAKGLQDVMRTNLGPKGTVKMLVSGAGDIKITKDGNVLLHEMQIQHPTASMIARASTAQDDSTGDGTTTTVMLIGELLKQADIYLSEGLHPRIMTEGFEKARDKALEVLEKVKVPVEINKKSLVEVANTSLKTKVHPSLADLLTDVCVDAVLTIASADKTKPVDLHMVELMEMQHKTDIDTQLVRGLVLDHGARHPDMPKRLENAYILTANVSLEYEKAEVNSGFFYKTAEEREAFVRAERDFIDQRVKKVIDLKRSVCDGTEKTFVLINQKGIDPISLDALAKEGILALRRAKRRNMERLALACGGTAMNSFDDLQEEHLGYAGVVYEHVLGENKYTFVEDCKNPLSVTILIKGPNKHTITQIKDAIRDGLRAINNTIADKALVPGAGAFEVRAYNELVAFKETIKGKSRLAVQAFADALLVIPKTLAVNSGYDAQDTIVKLTVEDRLSPELVGLDLATGEPMKPVDLGVYDNYIVKKQILNSCSIIASNLLLVDEVMRAGMTSLKG; encoded by the exons ATGGCTTCCATTAGCTTGCTGAACCCCAAGGCCGAGTTCGCCCGCGCCGCCCAGGCTCTGGCCATCAACATCAGTGCCGCCAAGGGATTGCAGGATGTGATGCGCACCAATTTGGGCCCTAAGGGCACCGTGAAGAT GTTGGTCTCCGGTGCCGGCGACATCAAGATCACCAAGGACGGCAATGTGCTGCTCCACGAGATGCAGATCCAGCATCCCACTGCCTCCATGATTGCCAGGGCCAGCACTGCCCAGGATGACTCCACCGGCGATGGCACCACCACCACGGTGATGCTCATTGGCGAGCTGCTGAAGCAGGCGGACATCTATCTGTCCGAGGGTCTGCACCCGCGCATCATGACCGAGGGATTCGAGAAGGCACGCGACAAGGCTCTGGAGGTGCTCGAGAAGGTCAAGGTGCCCGTGGAGATCAACAAGAAGAGCCTGGTGGAGGTGGCCAACACGAGCCTGAAGACCAAGGTGCATCCCTCCCTGGCCGATCTGCTCACCGATGTCTGTGTGGATGCCGTGCTGACCATTGCCAGTGCCGACAAGACCAAGCCCGTTGATCTGCACATGGTGGAGCTGATGGAGATGCAGCACAAAACCGATATCGATACGCAGCTGGTGCGTGGTCTGGTCCTGGACCATGGTGCCCGCCATCCCGATATGCCCAAGCGTCTGGAGAATGCCTACATCCTTACGGCCAACGTCTCGCTGGAGTACGAGAAGGCCGAGGTTAACTCGGGCTTCTTCTACAAGACCGCCGAGGAGCGTGAAGCCTTTGTCCGCGCCGAGCGTGACTTCATCGACCAGCGTGTAAAGAAGGTGATCGATCTGAAGCGCTCTGTGTGCGATGGCACCGAGAAGACCTTTGTTTTGATCAACCAGAAGGGCATCGACCCCATTTCCCTGGACGCCCTGGCCAAGGAGGGCATCCTGGCCCTGCGTCGCGCCAAGCGCCGTAACATGGAGCGTCTGGCCCTGGCCTGCGGTGGCACCGCAATGAACTCCTTCGACGATCTGCAGGAGGAGCACTTGGGCTACGCCGGCGTGGTCTACGAGCATGTGCTGGGAGAGAACAAGTACACTTTTGTGGAGGACTGCAAGAACCCACTGTCGGTGACGATCCTGATCAAGGGTCCCAACAAGCACACGATCACCCAGATCAAGGATGCCATCAGGGACGGTCTGCGTGCCATCAACAACACCATTGCCGACAAGGCCCTGGTGCCCGGAGCTGGTGCATTCGAGGTGCGCGCCTACAATGAGCTGGTCGCCTTCAAGGAGACCATCAAGGGCAAGTCCCGCCTGGCAGTGCAGGCCTTCGCCGATGCTTTGCTGGTCATTCCCAAGACTCTGGCCGTGAACAGCGGCTACGATGCCCAGGACACCATCGTCAAGCTGACTGTGGAGGATCGTCTCAGCCCCGAACTGGTCGGCCTCGACCTGGCCACCGGCGAGCCCATGAAGCCCGTGGATCTGGGCGTCTACGACAATTACATCGTTAAGAAGCAGATCCTCAACTCCTGCTCGATCATCGCTAGCAACCTGCTCCTTGTCGACGAGGTGATGCGTGCGGGCATGACAAGCCTCAAGGGCTAG
- the LOC119556327 gene encoding uncharacterized protein LOC119556327, producing MSVLAYPRTNDEEIFRHCTKDCGVVTATEDFQYFALRCIFCSEKFLYFDSFIGHMQTVHLGDKSVANPASASRHSFNLGEPMSLSSRNGDLPNFHEIEDLTDADTALLEPQMVIKQELQELPCSDDDVVADEDDDDEHRLRDSDAGEDDDEAILPENDVPVVSSKPRPRKKVTKQRQRDISSEALIAGDGDSSLDDYGDPDNSYMDDNSAEYMDYGGFDGVTQSGFGPESDFLSYDEMVEESLLGRDREVTMHIKDRKMIQFLIHSYQRNPFLWDHGNAQFRDRVKRARFLDWIVLEFKSRFNISLAKDAITRKWDNLRTVYKRECNRMALEKTNISTLWYFKELHFLNEVYSYNDKMSDAVVKETSYRRRFSAIWNDTSTAKLLSMVKRYQCFYNRFDPDYRSKERRGEGLHQMAIELQQLIDVTTIQISKRISQLRFDYSKQKMERLNSERLGKKFIANYIYYDQMHFMDDDIPPFKCPHCPDIVQTLRELDLHMLTHQPSLGGGYYCNICSIQFHNAEEFDSHKQLHLGGVAEVKFNCELCTASFREKANYDEHLRRHNEELFLPSLALNHSIMDGGAGDDEIAAEGEESRGSGSRRKRTGGAKASKSPEDMIDDEDPMGGGADGSSVAKPYGCEVCRRSFATPGHLNAHRIVHQDERERCYKCDYPQCNKSFVARNSLFEHLKQHYSNEEFKCDICGKTFKSTKNLQNHKQIHDKVKRYVCQICGSAFAQAAGLYLHKRRHNRPNGAVGAVGRSGRSSL from the exons ATGAGTGTCCTGGCGTATCCACGAACCAACGATGAGGAGATTTTCCGTCACTGCACCAAGGACTGTGGCGTGGTAACGGCCACGGAGGACTTTCAGTACTTCGCCCTGCGATGCATCTTCTGCAGCGAGAAGTTCCTCTACTTCGACTCCTTCATCGGCCACATGCAGACGGTCCATCTGGGCGACAAGTCCGTGGCGAATCCCGCCTCCGCCTCCCGTCACTCTTTCAATCTCGGCGAACCCATGTCCCTGTCCAGTCGCAACGGGGATCTGCCCAACTTTCACGAGATCGAAGACTTAACGGACGCGGACACGGCGCTGCTGGAGCCGCAAATGGTCATCAAACAGGAGCTGCAAGAGCTGCCCTGCAGCGACGATGATGTGGTTGCCGACGAGGACGACGACGATGAGCACCGTCTGCGCGATTCCGATGCCGGCGAGGACGACGACGAGGCCATACTGCCTGAGAACGATGTACCGGTGGTCAGTTCCAAGCCGCGACCGCGCAAAAAGGTCACCAAGCAGCGCCAGAGGGACATCTCCAGCGAGGCACTAATCGCCGGCGACGGAGACTCCTCCCTGGACGACTACGGAGATCCGGACAATAGCTACATGGACGACAATTCCGCGGAGTACATGGACTACGGCGGCTTCGATGGCGTTACCCAAAGTGGCTTCGGACCCGAGTCGGACTTTCTCAGCTACGATGAGATGGTGGAGGAGTCTCTGCTGGGA CGCGACCGGGAGGTTACGATGCACATCAAGGACCGCAAGATGATCCAGTTCCTCATACACTCGTATCAGCGCAACCCCTTTCTGTGGGACCACGGCAATGCACAGTTTCGGGATCGGGTGAAGCGCGCCCGATTCCTCGACTGGATTGTGCTGGAGTTCAAGAGCCGCTTTAACATCTCGCTGGCCAAGGATGCCATCACCCGAAAATGGGACAACCTGCGCACGGTGTACAAGCGGGAGTGCAATCGCATGGCTCTGGAGAAGACCAACATCAGTACGCTGTGGTACTTCAAGGAGCTGCACTTCCTCAACGAAGTGTACAGCTACAACGACAAGATGTCCGATGCCGTTGTAAAG GAAACCTCCTATCGTCGCCGCTTTTCGGCCATTTGGAATGACACCTCCACGGCCAAGCTGCTGAGCATGGTGAAGCGGTACCAGTGCTTCTACAACCGCTTCGATCCCGACTACCGCAGCAAGGAGCGACGCGGCGAGGGACTCCACCAAATGGCCATCGAGCTGCAGCAGCTGATCGACGTGACCACCATCCAGATCTCGAAGCGCATCTCCCAGCTGCGCTTCGATTACTCCAAGCAGAAGATGGAGCGCCTCAATAGTGAGCGTCTGGGCAAGAAATTCATCGCAAACTACATCTACTACGATCAGATGCACTTCATGGACGACGATATTCCGCCGTTCAAGTGCCCGCACTGTCCGGATATTGTGCAAACACTCAGGGAACTGGACCTCCACATGCTCACCCACCAGCCCAGTTTGGGCGGCGGTTACTACTGCAACATTTGCAGCATTCAGTTCCACAACGCCGAGGAGTTCGACAGCCACAAGCAGTTGCACTTGGGCGGCGTGGCCGAGGTGAAGTTCAATTGCGAACTGTGCACGGCCAGTTTCCGGGAGAAGGCCAACTACGATGAGCACTTGCGGCGGCATAACGAGGAGCTCTTCCTGCCCTCACTGGCGCTCAATCACAGCATCATGGATGGCGGTGCCGGGGATGATGAGATCGCAGCTGAAGGCGAGGAATCCAGGGGCAGCGGCAGCCGTCGGAAAAGGACAGGCGGGGCAAAGGCTTCCAAGTCACCCGAAGACATGATCGACGATGAGGATCCAATGGGCGGAGGAGCAGATGGTAGTAGCGTTGCCAAACCCTACGGATGCGAGGTGTGCCGCCGCAGCTTTGCCACGCCGGGCCATCTGAATGCCCACCGCATTGTCCACCAGGATGAGCGGGAGCGGTGCTACAAATGCGACTATCCCCAGTGCAATAAATCGTTTGTGGCGCGCAATAGCCTGTTCGAGCACCTGAAGCAGCACTACAGCAACGAGGAGTTCAAGTGCGACATCTGCGGCAAGACGTTCAAGTCGACCAAGAATCTGCAGAACCACAAGCAGATCCACGACAAGGTCAAGCGCTATGTGTGTCAGATTTGCGGATCGGCGTTCGCCCAGGCGGCCGGTCTTTATCTGCACAAGCGTCGCCACAATAGACCCAATGGAGCCGTCGGCGCTGTCGGGCGATCGGGTCGTAGCAGTCTGTGA
- the LOC119556328 gene encoding DNL-type zinc finger protein has protein sequence MNALRNIFTSRTLNYLRQNGQNAILNATQQQQAVDAVPLTTDPEQLLKANRPAPLSIPRSILDACQFTAKTFDLGRTASGNQTNGSLSPTTLKRFGRMQRRMELVYRCKLCNTRNTKTISEEAYYSGVVILQCDGCAVDHLIKDNLGLFTGSDGDSSISSGISTSKNIDQVLAERHARVRVIKVNEHGELI, from the coding sequence ATGAACGCATTGCGCAACATCTTCACATCGCGAACGCTCAACTATTTGCGCCAGAATGGACAGAACGCGATCCTTAACGCcacccagcagcagcaggctgTGGACGCCGTGCCGCTGACCACCGATCCCGAACAGCTGCTGAAGGCCAACCGTCCGGCTCCGCTCTCCATACCGCGCTCCATCCTCGATGCTTGCCAGTTTACGGCCAAGACCTTTGACCTGGGACGTACTGCGTCTGGGAATCAAACAAATGGCTCCCTGTCGCCGACGACGCTGAAACGTTTCGGTCGCATGCAACGCCGCATGGAGCTGGTGTACCGCTGCAAGCTGTGCAACACCCGCAACACGAAGACCATCAGCGAGGAGGCCTACTACAGCGGCGTGGTGATCCTGCAGTGCGATGGCTGTGCCGTCGACCACCTCATCAAGGACAACCTGGGACTCTTCACCGGCAGCGATGGCGACAGCAGCATCAGCTCGGGCATCAGTACCAGCAAGAACATCGACCAGGTGCTAGCCGAGCGCCATGCCCGCGTCCGGGTGATCAAGGTGAACGAGCACGGCGAGCTCATTTAG
- the LOC119556937 gene encoding required for meiotic nuclear division protein 1 homolog, whose translation MNFARLGLEQVVLRGLRAPRQQLQTQWMMMNRRRWLASEATSPVAASPTDSPAQPAPKKQPQPQVKPLPLAEERLESILSPIRTRIIRKKRLAIDELSALGFLNTRGYTTAEEYNLEDLQIALRQQNLYETKRFFSTDNLDVEQNVLFVAAKYPTGQQPREIFFFREGSVVFWNCSDIETNNVLSFLRSFERESYVSALVHGESEVMPYTYIPSTAVDVEGDLVAESSDFNVTSRAFFQNGKFFVTADTDSFLYKYTFSNAMAQSIKLGIWEATLDRYIDSIEHLTEDLKRGRRLRISRAAMLRKTGELFALRHVINLSSDLLDAPDFYWDREELEALYLQVCSYFSITRRTKVMNEKINHCVELAELVSHNLNDAHHIRLEWMIIILIMVEVGFEVLHFVSDHSDPHKLEVLPLAAPAASIPK comes from the coding sequence ATGAACTTTGCACGCCTGGGTCTCGAGCAGGTGGTGCTGCGAGGACTCCGTGCTCCGCGCCAGCAGCTCCAGACGCAATGGATGATGATGAACCGGCGCCGGTGGCTGGCCAGTGAGGCCACTTCGCCGGTGGCGGCGTCACCTACTGACTCTCCCGCACAGCCTGCGCCCAAGAAACAGCCGCAGCCACAGGTGAAACCGTTGCCGTTGGCCGAGGAGCGCCTGGAGTCCATCCTGTCTCCCATTCGCACCAGGATCATCCGTAAGAAGCGCCTGGCCATCGATGAACTGTCCGCCCTGGGCTTTCTCAACACCCGTGGCTATACGACCGCCGAGGAGTACAACCTGGAGGATCTGCAAATCGCGCTTCGCCAACAGAATCTGTACGAAACGAAGCGTTTCTTCTCCACCGACAATCTGGATGTGGAGCAGAATGTGCTCTTCGTGGCGGCCAAATATCCTACCGGCCAGCAGCCACGCGAGATATTCTTTTTCCGCGAGGGCTCGGTGGTCTTTTGGAACTGCAGCGACATCGAGACGAACAATGTGCTTAGCTTTCTGCGCTCCTTCGAAAGGGAATCGTATGTGAGTGCCCTGGTGCACGGGGAGAGCGAGGTGATGCCCTACACCTATATCCCATCGACGGCCGTGGATGTGGAGGGCGATCTGGTGGCGGAGAGCAGCGACTTTAATGTCACCTCGCGGGCATTCTTCCAGAATGGCAAGTTCTTTGTCACCGCCGATACGGATAGCTTCCTGTACAAGTACACCTTCTCGAATGCGATGGCGCAGTCCATAAAGCTGGGCATTTGGGAGGCCACTCTGGATCGCTATATAGATTCCATAGAGCATCTTACCGAGGATCTGAAGCGGGGTCGCCGCCTGAGGATCTCCCGGGCGGCTATGCTTCGAAAAACCGGTGAACTCTTTGCCCTGCGCCATGTTATCAACCTGTCGTCTGACCTGCTGGATGCCCCCGATTTTTACTGGGATCGCGAAGAACTGGAGGCGCTGTACCTGCAGGTGTGCTCCTACTTCAGCATCACGCGGCGCACCAAGGTGATGAACGAGAAGATCAACCACTGCGTGGAGCTGGCCGAATTGGTATCGCACAACCTCAACGATGCCCATCACATCCGGCTGGAGTGGATGATCATCATCCTGATTATGGTCGAGGTGGGATTCGAGGTGCTGCATTTCGTTAGCGATCACAGTGATCCGCACAAGCTTGAGGTTCTGCCATTGGCGGCTCCAGCCGCCTCAATTCCCAAATAG
- the LOC119556938 gene encoding actin-related protein 6 produces the protein MSNAVVVLDNGAYTAKVGLSSQDEPQVVPNCIMKAKSERRRAFVGNQIEECRDTSALFYILAFQRGYLLNWDTQKTVWDYVFSKDGIGCTLENRNIVITEPQMNFQSVQEAMMEMLFEEYRAAGVYKTTAADLAAFNYVADSEERTTMQSLNCIIIDVGYSFTHIVPFVLGRRVLEGIRRIDMGGKALTNHLKELISYRHLNVMDESHVVNQIKEDVCFVAEDFKQTMRVHQSEEKRREISLDYILPDFTTVKRGYVRIPGKPREDESQQQSVPLCNERFTVPELLFNPSDIGVPQVGIPEAVADCLKACPWEAHRELLLNILIVGGSAQFPGFLPRLKQDLRALVPDDLEVSLICPEDPVRYAWYGGKEVATSPNFDEFVYTRDDYEEYGFQGMNQR, from the coding sequence ATGTCCAACGCAGTGGTGGTGCTGGACAACGGGGCGTACACGGCCAAGGTGGGCCTGTCCAGCCAGGACGAGCCGCAGGTGGTGCCCAACTGCATCATGAAGGCGAAGAGCGAGCGGCGGCGCGCCTTTGTGGGCAACCAAATCGAGGAGTGCCGGGACACCTCGGCGCTGTTCTACATCCTGGCCTTCCAGCGTGGCTACCTGCTCAACTGGGACACCCAGAAGACGGTATGGGACTATGTCTTCAGCAAGGACGGCATCGGTTGCACGCTGGAGAACCGCAATATCGTGATTACCGAGCCGCAGATGAACTTCCAGAGCGTCCAGGAGGCGATGATGGAGATGCTGTTCGAGGAGTACCGGGCGGCCGGTGTGTACAAGACCACAGCCGCCGATCTGGCCGCCTTTAACTATGTGGCCGACAGCGAGGAGCGCACCACAATGCAGTCGCTCAACTGCATCATCATCGACGTCGGCTATAGCTTCACACACATCGTTCCCTTTGTCCTGGGACGGCGCGTCCTCGAGGGCATACGCCGCATCGACATGGGCGGCAAGGCGCTGACCAATCACCTCAAGGAGTTGATCTCGTATCGCCACCTGAACGTGATGGACGAGAGCCATGTGGTGAACCAGATCAAGGAGGATGTATGCTTTGTGGCGGAGGACTTCAAGCAGACGATGCGTGTGCATCAGTCGGAGGAGAAGCGCAGGGAAATCTCGCTGGACTATATCCTTCCGGACTTCACCACCGTGAAGCGGGGCTATGTCCGCATTCCGGGCAAGCCGCGTGAGGACGAGTCGCAGCAACAGTCGGTGCCGCTGTGCAACGAGCGCTTCACCGTGCCCGAGCTGCTCTTCAATCCCTCGGACATTGGGGTGCCGCAGGTGGGCATTCCGGAGGCAGTGGCCGATTGCCTAAAGGCCTGCCCCTGGGAGGCGCACCGGGAGCTGCTGCTCAACATCCTTATTGTGGGCGGCAGCGCCCAGTTTCCCGGCTTCCTGCCGCGCCTCAAGCAAGACTTGCGCGCCCTGGTCCCCGATGACCTGGAGGTGTCACTCATTTGCCCCGAGGATCCGGTGCGCTACGCCTGGTACGGCGGCAAGGAGGTGGCCACCAGTCCCAACTTCGATGAGTTCGTCTACACGCGCGATGATTACGAGGAGTACGGCTTTCAGGGCATGAACCAGCGATAG